GTGCGAGGTCGGCTCGGTTGCGGTGCCGTCCCTCATGCAGATCGAGAGCTACTCGAACGTCCACCAGCTCGTGTCGACGATCCGGGGCAGGCTGAGGGCCGACCACTCGCTCGTGGACCTGCTGCGCGCGACGTTCCCCGGTGGGTCGATGACCGGCGCTCCGAAGGCGCGAACGCTCGAGATCATCGACGCGCTCGAGGCCGGGCCGCGCGGCATCTACTCGGGCACCCTCGGCTACCTCGGACACGACGGCACCGCCGACCTCAACATCGTGATCCGCACGATCGTGAAGGCTGGTTCAAAGATGCAGATTGGCGCGGGCGGCGCGATCGTGCTCGACTCTGACGTCGCGGCCGAGATCGAGGAGAAGAACCTCAAGGCCGCGGCGCTCGTGCGCGCGATCGGTCGGGTCGCGGCACACGCCACGGCAGACGACTCGGAGGCCCACAATGACCGTTGAATATCGCTGGCAGGGCGACGCCTTCGTGCGCGTGGCGCGGGATGCCCCAGGCGAACTCCTCGTGGCCGACTCGTGGCGCAGCGAGGGCGGCCGCGTTGCCGCGTTCGAGTATCACGTCGCTCGGTTCGAGGATGCGTGCCGTCGCGTCTCGCACGTCGACTATGGCTGGCGCGCGGTGTGGGCCTCGCTCATCCGCGTGATCGAGGCCGAGGGCGACGCGTCGCTCTTCCCGCGGATCAGCCTCGAGGCGGTCGGCGCGGTTGCCGGGCGCGATTCTGGTCCGTCACCCGACCTCATCCTCGCGATCCGGCCGTGCCCGACCGCGCGCGACGAGACAACGCTGCTGGTCTATGACGCTCCTGACCCGCGGCTCGATCCGCGCACCAAGGGCCCCGATATTCCGCGCCTCGCGAGGGCCAAGGCCGCAGCGCTCGCGGCTGACGACGCGACGGATGCGCGGGCCGCGGACGACATCATCCTGACCGATGCCGATGGCGCCCTGCTTGAGGCCTCGACGGGGTCGCTCGTGCACTGGCGCGACGGCGGGATTGTGCTCTCGAATCGCTTCGAGCGGCAACTGCCAAGCGTCACGATGCGGCAAGTGACCGACCGGGCTGAACAACTTGGGATTCCCGTCGATTACCGGTCGATCTACGCCACCGAGCTGGGCGACGGCCCGCTGTGGTTCGTGAACGCCGACCACGGCGTGAGTCCCGTCTCCGAAGTGCGGGCTGGCAGGCAGGCCATCGCCATCCCGGCGCATCCCGATGCGCACGAGTGGCGAGACTGGTGGTGGGCGACGTTCGAGCAGCCCGACGCGAATACGGCGACCGGCAGGCCCGCACTCAACTTCCCGTAATGCCGCGTCGGTAGCCTCCAGTCAGGAACGCGCCCGGATGGAGGCCACCCATGACTGATCTCGCCGCCGAGACTCGAGGGCTCGTGAAGCAGTTCGGCTCGCTTCGAGCGCTCGATGACTTCAACCTGCGCGTGCCGACCGGGCAGATCACCGGCTTTCTCGGGCCGAACGGTGCCGGGAAATCGACCGCGATCCGCGTCATCCTGGGGCTGCTGCGCGCCACGTCCGGCACGTGCCAGGTCTTCGGGCAGGATGCGTGGCGAGACTCGGTCGCGATCCACCGTCGCGTCGCATACGTTCCCGGCGACACGAGCCTGTGGCCCAACCTCACCGGTGGCGAGGCGATCGACCTGTTGCTGCGCATCCGCGGCACCACCCATAGCAAGAAACGACTCGCGCGGCTCGTGGAGCGCTTCGAGCTCGACACGAAGAAGAAGGCGCGCACCTACTCGAAGGGCAACCGGCAAAAGGTCGCGCTCGTCGCGGCGCTCGCGGCTGACGCGGAGCTGTTTGTCTTCGACGAACCGACGAGCGGGCTCGACCCCCTCATGGAGGCGATCTTCACGGATGAGGCCCGGGCGCTGCGGGCCGATGGGCGCACGATCCTGCTGTCGAGTCACATCCTCGCGGAGGTGGAGAAGCTGTGCGATTCGGTGACGATCATCCGCGCGGGCAAGGATGTCGAGACCGGCACGCTCGCGGAGCTGCGGCACCTGACCCGTTCGACGGTTCGGGTGACCACGGCGAGACCTGCCGAGGATTTCCAGCGCATCGAGGGCGTGCACGATTTCGAGGTCCGGGACGGCACGCTGCACTTCGACATTGACGGCGCGCACCTCGCCAAGGTGCTCAACGTCCTTGCCGAGGGCGGCGTCGAAAACGTCACCATCACCCCGCCGTCGCTCGAGGATCTCTTTCTCCGACACTATGGCGACGACATTCGAGAAGTCGCGGCCGCAGAATGAACCGGCCGTTCGCGGGAACAGGCGCGCTCATCCGCTTCAATCTGCGCCTCGACCGGGTGCGCATCCTAATCTGGACACTCGCGATCGGTCTCGGGGTATGGGCCTCTGTCGTTGCGCTCGACGAGGCGTATCCGACACCGGAGTCGCTCGCGGCGCGCGGGCAGCTCATGGACAACCCCGCGACGGTCATCATGACCGGCCCCGCATTTTCGCTCGACCACTACACCTTCGGCGCGATGGTCGCGAATGAGCTCTACCTTTACGTGCTTATTCCGGCCGCGATCATGTCCATCCTGCTCACGGTGCGGCACACGCGTGCCGATGAGGAATCCGGGCGACTCGAGCTCGTCCGAGCCCTCCCGGTCGGGCACTTCGCGCACTCGACCGCCGCGATCGTCACGGTCGCGATCGCTAATGTGCTGGTCGGGGGCGCGACCGCCGGGGCTCTCATCGCATCCAATATGGCCGCGCCGGATTCGCTCGCGTTCGGGCTCGGCACGGCGCTGACCGGGATGGTGTTTGCGAGCATCGCGATGACGGCGGCGCAGGTCACCGAGCACGCGCGCAACGTCACGGGCGTCGCGTCCGGCGCGCTCGCGGTCGCATTTCTCGTTCGCGGCATCGGCGACGCTCTCGAGACTGGCGGCTCCTGGCTCTCGTGGTTTTCGCCGTTCGCGTGGGCGCAGCAAACGAAGGTCTACGTCGACCTGCGCTGGTGGCCTCTCGCGGTCTCGGTCGCGGTGATCGTGGTGCTCTTCGCCGTGTCCTTTTCGCTCGCGCGTAGGCGAGACCTCGGCGCCGGGTTGCGCGCGCCGCGCCCTGGCAGGGCACGCGCAACCCGGTATCTGCTGCAGCCTTGGGGACTCGCGGATCACCTCATCCGTGGAACCTGGATCGTCACGACGCTCGGCATCATGTTCTTCGGCGTCGCAATGGGCACGCTGGTGTCGAACATCGGCGACATGCTCGACGCGAATCCGTCGCTGCGAGACTGGGTTGCGCTCAGCGGCACCGATCTGTCGGGGGAGTTCGCGGGGCTCATCCTCCAGTATGTGCTCCTCGCGCCGATTATCGTCGCGACCTCCTCCGTGCTCAGGATGCGTCAGGAAGAGGGTTCGGGGCGGCTTGCGCAATTGCTCGTGGCGGGTCGGTCGCGCAGCGGATTCCTCGCGAGCTGGCTCGGGACGGTGTTGGTCTACACCGTGATCTCGACCGTCTTGCTCGGGATCAGCGTCGGGGCTGGCGTGGCAATTGGTACTCGGGAGCCCGACCGCATCGACGACCTCCAACTTGCGTCCCTGACGTACCTCCCCGCGATCCTGCTCATCGCATCCGTCGCGGTCGCCCTCTATGGACTCATCCCTCGCTTCGCCTCGCTGGCCTGGGCGCTCGTGACTTGGGTTGTCATTGTCTTGTTCCTCGGCGGGCTGCTGAAGCTGCCAGACTGGGCGATGAATATCTCGCCGCTGACCAACACCCCGGCGTACCCGACGGACGGCTTCGACGCCCTGCCGCTATTCATCATGGGCGGGATTACGGCAGTGTTGGTCGTTGTGGGATTCCTTGGGTTTAGGAGCCGGGACCTTCACGCCTAGCCCGACGTACCCGCGGCGTGGTGCTCGCCTCCGGAAAAGGGACATCTGCCGTAGCGGACGCACAGGCATGCTCGTCTGAAGCGACACACCGTTGTCCCAAGCGCACAGCGATTCCCTAGGTAATCGGTTGCGCGATACCCTGGACGTATTGGGAGCACGATGTTGCGACCGAGTCGCGACATCCCACGAAGAGTGATCAAGGCTGATCGGTGGGAACGATGGCCGAGCCACTCTTGAGGTCAAGGGGGACTACGGGCTATGTCGAATATTGATCACCAGGGCGAACCGCGAACCCGCTCGGCAGCGAGGCCGAGTCCAGCGGGCCCGACGAAACGGCGCACGACGCAATCGCCCGCGGAGCCCCGGCTGCGCGAACCGCTCACGAAAGAGCAGAGCGCAGCCCTCGCGAGAATCCAATCGTCGTGGAACGAACGGCCGAGGGATGTGCCCAAGGTCGAGCGTTTTCTCGCTCGCACAATCGTGGCCCACCGCATCCCGCTCGAGCTCGTGAGTGCCGCAATCAACGTGCCCTACGTCC
This DNA window, taken from Gulosibacter molinativorax, encodes the following:
- a CDS encoding aminotransferase class IV; translation: MTVEYRWQGDAFVRVARDAPGELLVADSWRSEGGRVAAFEYHVARFEDACRRVSHVDYGWRAVWASLIRVIEAEGDASLFPRISLEAVGAVAGRDSGPSPDLILAIRPCPTARDETTLLVYDAPDPRLDPRTKGPDIPRLARAKAAALAADDATDARAADDIILTDADGALLEASTGSLVHWRDGGIVLSNRFERQLPSVTMRQVTDRAEQLGIPVDYRSIYATELGDGPLWFVNADHGVSPVSEVRAGRQAIAIPAHPDAHEWRDWWWATFEQPDANTATGRPALNFP
- a CDS encoding ABC transporter ATP-binding protein — translated: MTDLAAETRGLVKQFGSLRALDDFNLRVPTGQITGFLGPNGAGKSTAIRVILGLLRATSGTCQVFGQDAWRDSVAIHRRVAYVPGDTSLWPNLTGGEAIDLLLRIRGTTHSKKRLARLVERFELDTKKKARTYSKGNRQKVALVAALAADAELFVFDEPTSGLDPLMEAIFTDEARALRADGRTILLSSHILAEVEKLCDSVTIIRAGKDVETGTLAELRHLTRSTVRVTTARPAEDFQRIEGVHDFEVRDGTLHFDIDGAHLAKVLNVLAEGGVENVTITPPSLEDLFLRHYGDDIREVAAAE
- a CDS encoding ABC transporter permease, translating into MNRPFAGTGALIRFNLRLDRVRILIWTLAIGLGVWASVVALDEAYPTPESLAARGQLMDNPATVIMTGPAFSLDHYTFGAMVANELYLYVLIPAAIMSILLTVRHTRADEESGRLELVRALPVGHFAHSTAAIVTVAIANVLVGGATAGALIASNMAAPDSLAFGLGTALTGMVFASIAMTAAQVTEHARNVTGVASGALAVAFLVRGIGDALETGGSWLSWFSPFAWAQQTKVYVDLRWWPLAVSVAVIVVLFAVSFSLARRRDLGAGLRAPRPGRARATRYLLQPWGLADHLIRGTWIVTTLGIMFFGVAMGTLVSNIGDMLDANPSLRDWVALSGTDLSGEFAGLILQYVLLAPIIVATSSVLRMRQEEGSGRLAQLLVAGRSRSGFLASWLGTVLVYTVISTVLLGISVGAGVAIGTREPDRIDDLQLASLTYLPAILLIASVAVALYGLIPRFASLAWALVTWVVIVLFLGGLLKLPDWAMNISPLTNTPAYPTDGFDALPLFIMGGITAVLVVVGFLGFRSRDLHA